In Pseudomonadota bacterium, a single window of DNA contains:
- a CDS encoding carbon starvation protein A, with translation MVRIPRALAERATAIVLSLTAALALGGIAMGRGESVNAAWLLLAALCAYTIGYRFYSRFLATRVLGLDDTRATPAEVHEDGKDFMPTHKWVVFGHHFAAIAGPGPLIGPVLAAQMGYLPGLIWIVVGGVLAGCVQDFVVLFCSVRRDGRSLGQMAKDELGPIAGYTALTGILGIIILLLAVIGLVVVRALAESPWGTFTIAATIPIAMLMGVYMRWIRPGKVEEASLLGFVLVVAAVVGGAKVAEVPALAHLFTLSAPVLSLLVIAYGFAASTVPVWLLLAPRDYLSTFVKIGTIGLLAVGLLAVHPPAQMPALTAFASNGTGPIWAGSLFPFCFITIACGAISGFHALISSGTTPKMLEKESQARLVGYGGMLMESFVAVMALLAACSLTPGMYFAVNSSAAVAGTTPAAVVRTVSDWGYPITEAEMDAMAQDVGEKTLYARTGGAPTLALGMARILASATGGWGLALLYHFALMFEALFILTTLDAGTRVARFMLQDLLGHVWPPLGRVLRTAMRP, from the coding sequence ATGGTGCGCATCCCCCGAGCACTGGCAGAACGCGCCACCGCAATCGTGCTGAGCCTCACGGCCGCCCTCGCGCTGGGAGGCATCGCCATGGGGCGGGGTGAGTCGGTGAACGCCGCCTGGCTGCTGCTGGCGGCGCTCTGCGCGTACACCATCGGCTATCGCTTCTACAGCCGCTTCCTGGCGACCCGCGTGCTGGGGCTCGACGACACGCGCGCCACCCCGGCCGAGGTGCACGAAGACGGCAAGGACTTCATGCCCACGCACAAGTGGGTGGTCTTCGGCCATCACTTCGCCGCCATTGCCGGGCCCGGCCCCCTCATCGGCCCCGTGCTCGCGGCCCAGATGGGCTATCTGCCCGGCCTGATCTGGATCGTGGTGGGCGGAGTGCTGGCCGGCTGCGTGCAAGACTTCGTCGTGCTCTTCTGCTCGGTGCGCCGCGACGGCCGCTCGCTGGGGCAGATGGCCAAGGACGAGCTCGGCCCCATCGCGGGATATACCGCGCTGACCGGCATCCTCGGCATCATCATCCTGCTGCTGGCCGTCATCGGTCTCGTGGTGGTGCGCGCGCTGGCCGAGAGCCCCTGGGGCACCTTCACCATCGCGGCCACCATTCCCATCGCCATGCTCATGGGCGTGTACATGCGGTGGATCCGTCCCGGCAAGGTGGAAGAAGCCTCGCTCCTCGGATTTGTGCTGGTGGTCGCAGCCGTCGTGGGAGGGGCGAAGGTCGCCGAGGTTCCCGCACTCGCTCATCTCTTCACGCTGTCGGCTCCCGTGCTGTCGCTGCTGGTCATCGCCTACGGCTTCGCCGCCTCGACGGTACCCGTGTGGCTGCTGCTGGCGCCGCGCGACTACCTCTCGACCTTCGTGAAGATCGGTACCATCGGGCTGCTGGCGGTGGGCCTGCTGGCCGTGCATCCTCCCGCGCAGATGCCCGCCCTCACCGCCTTCGCCTCGAACGGAACGGGTCCCATCTGGGCGGGCAGCCTCTTCCCGTTCTGCTTCATCACCATCGCCTGCGGCGCCATCAGCGGATTCCACGCCCTCATCTCTTCCGGCACCACCCCCAAGATGCTCGAAAAAGAGTCGCAGGCGCGCCTGGTGGGCTATGGCGGCATGCTCATGGAGTCGTTCGTCGCCGTCATGGCCCTGCTGGCGGCCTGCAGCCTCACACCCGGGATGTACTTTGCAGTGAATTCGTCCGCCGCGGTGGCGGGCACCACACCCGCGGCAGTGGTGCGCACCGTGAGCGACTGGGGCTATCCCATCACCGAGGCTGAGATGGATGCGATGGCTCAAGACGTGGGCGAGAAGACGCTGTACGCGCGCACCGGGGGCGCGCCGACCCTGGCGCTGGGCATGGCGCGCATCCTCGCGTCGGCCACCGGGGGATGGGGGCTCGCCCTTCTCTACCACTTCGCCCTCATGTTCGAAGCCCTGTTCATTCTCACCACCCTCGACGCCGGAACCCGGGTGGCGCGCTTCATGCTGCAAGATCTGCTGGGGCACGTCTGGCCGCCCCTGGGACGGGTGCTACGGACTGCAATGCGCCCCTGA